From a single Vanacampus margaritifer isolate UIUO_Vmar chromosome 15, RoL_Vmar_1.0, whole genome shotgun sequence genomic region:
- the nap1l1 gene encoding nucleosome assembly protein 1-like 1 isoform X3 — MADMDNKDQAEMDPADMEDVEEVDEEETVENSKSKARQLTEQLMQNPQILAALQEGLDGLNGSPSGYIESLPKVVKRRINALKNLQVKCAHIEAKFYEEVHELERKYAALYQPLFDKRSDIVKAAYEPTDEECEWKADEEEELTVSKQDEMKEKAKLEEEKKDEEKEDPKGIPEFWLTVFKNVDLLSDMLQEHDEPILKHLQDIKVKFSDPGQPMSFGLEFHFEPNDFFTNTVLTKTYKMRSEPDESDPFSFDGPEIISCTGSTIEWTKGKNVTLKTIKKKQKHKGRGTVRTVTKTVPNDSFFNFFTPPEVPESGELDEDSEAVLAADFEIGHFIRERIIPRAVLYFTGEAIEDDDDDYDEEGEEADDEEGEEEADEENDPDYDPKV, encoded by the exons ATGGCAGACATGGACAA CAAAGACCAAGCTGAGATGGACCCGGCAGATATGGAAGACGTGGAGGAAGTGGATGAGGAGGAGACGGTAGAAAATTCGAAAAGCAAAG CTCGTCAGCTGACCGAGCAGCTTATGCAGAATCCACAGATCCTGGCTGCGCTACAGGAGGGGCTTGACGGCCTCAACGGTTCACCATCAGGGTACATCGAGAG CTTACCAAAGGTTGTGAAGCGACGCATCAACGCCCTCAAGAACTTGCAGGTGAAGTGCGCCCACATTGAGGCAAAGTTCTACGAGGAGGTCCACGAGCTGGAGAGAAAGTACGCCGCACTTTACCAGCCGCTCTTCGACAAA AGAAGTGACATTGTCAAAGCAGCGTATGAGCCCACAGATGAGGAATGTGAGTGGAAAGCAGATGAGGAGGAAGAGCTGACAGTAAGTAAGCAG GATGAGATGAAGGAGAAGGCTAAGctagaggaggagaagaaggacGAGGAAAAGGAGGACCCTAAAGGCATCCCGGAGTTTTGGTTAACAGTGTTCAAAAACGTGGACCTGCTCAGCGACATGCTGCAG GAACATGATGAGCCCATCCTCAAACATTTACAAGATATCAAAGTGAAATTCTCAGACCCAGGGCAACCAATG AGCTTCGGGTTAGAGTTCCACTTTGAGCCCAACGACTTCTTCACAAACACAGTGTTGACGAAAACCTACAAAATGAGGTCAGAGCCCGACGAGAGCGACCCTTTCTCTTTTGATGGACCTGAGATCATTTCATGCACAGG GTCCACAATTGAATGGACAAAGGGCAAGAATGTCACGTTGAAAACcatcaagaagaagcagaagcACAAGGGCCGCGGTACAGTCAGGACGGTCACCAAAACGGTCCCCAACGACTCCTTTTTCAATTTCTTCACCCCACCAGAGG TCCCTGAAAGTGGAGAATTG GATGAGGACTCTGAGGCAGTCTTGGCGGCAGACTTCGAGATTGGCCACTTCATCCGCGAGCGCATCATTCCCCGGGCCGTGTTGTACTTCACGGGAGAGGCCATAgaggatgacgatgacgac TACgatgaagagggagaggaggcTGATGACGAG GAAGGCGAGGAGGAAGCCGACGAGGAGAACGACCCAGATTACGACCCTAAG GTTTAA
- the nap1l1 gene encoding nucleosome assembly protein 1-like 1 isoform X1, whose product MADMDNKDQAEMDPADMEDVEEVDEEETVENSKSKARQLTEQLMQNPQILAALQEGLDGLNGSPSGYIESLPKVVKRRINALKNLQVKCAHIEAKFYEEVHELERKYAALYQPLFDKRSDIVKAAYEPTDEECEWKADEEEELTVSKQDEMKEKAKLEEEKKDEEKEDPKGIPEFWLTVFKNVDLLSDMLQEHDEPILKHLQDIKVKFSDPGQPMSFGLEFHFEPNDFFTNTVLTKTYKMRSEPDESDPFSFDGPEIISCTGSTIEWTKGKNVTLKTIKKKQKHKGRGTVRTVTKTVPNDSFFNFFTPPEVPESGELDEDSEAVLAADFEIGHFIRERIIPRAVLYFTGEAIEDDDDDYDEEGEEADDEEGEEEADEENDPDYDPKKDAASPAECKSQ is encoded by the exons ATGGCAGACATGGACAA CAAAGACCAAGCTGAGATGGACCCGGCAGATATGGAAGACGTGGAGGAAGTGGATGAGGAGGAGACGGTAGAAAATTCGAAAAGCAAAG CTCGTCAGCTGACCGAGCAGCTTATGCAGAATCCACAGATCCTGGCTGCGCTACAGGAGGGGCTTGACGGCCTCAACGGTTCACCATCAGGGTACATCGAGAG CTTACCAAAGGTTGTGAAGCGACGCATCAACGCCCTCAAGAACTTGCAGGTGAAGTGCGCCCACATTGAGGCAAAGTTCTACGAGGAGGTCCACGAGCTGGAGAGAAAGTACGCCGCACTTTACCAGCCGCTCTTCGACAAA AGAAGTGACATTGTCAAAGCAGCGTATGAGCCCACAGATGAGGAATGTGAGTGGAAAGCAGATGAGGAGGAAGAGCTGACAGTAAGTAAGCAG GATGAGATGAAGGAGAAGGCTAAGctagaggaggagaagaaggacGAGGAAAAGGAGGACCCTAAAGGCATCCCGGAGTTTTGGTTAACAGTGTTCAAAAACGTGGACCTGCTCAGCGACATGCTGCAG GAACATGATGAGCCCATCCTCAAACATTTACAAGATATCAAAGTGAAATTCTCAGACCCAGGGCAACCAATG AGCTTCGGGTTAGAGTTCCACTTTGAGCCCAACGACTTCTTCACAAACACAGTGTTGACGAAAACCTACAAAATGAGGTCAGAGCCCGACGAGAGCGACCCTTTCTCTTTTGATGGACCTGAGATCATTTCATGCACAGG GTCCACAATTGAATGGACAAAGGGCAAGAATGTCACGTTGAAAACcatcaagaagaagcagaagcACAAGGGCCGCGGTACAGTCAGGACGGTCACCAAAACGGTCCCCAACGACTCCTTTTTCAATTTCTTCACCCCACCAGAGG TCCCTGAAAGTGGAGAATTG GATGAGGACTCTGAGGCAGTCTTGGCGGCAGACTTCGAGATTGGCCACTTCATCCGCGAGCGCATCATTCCCCGGGCCGTGTTGTACTTCACGGGAGAGGCCATAgaggatgacgatgacgac TACgatgaagagggagaggaggcTGATGACGAG GAAGGCGAGGAGGAAGCCGACGAGGAGAACGACCCAGATTACGACCCTAAG AAGGACGCGGCCTCCCCAGCTGAGTGCAAGTCTCAGTGA
- the nap1l1 gene encoding nucleosome assembly protein 1-like 1 isoform X2: protein MADMDNKDQAEMDPADMEDVEEVDEEETVENSKSKARQLTEQLMQNPQILAALQEGLDGLNGSPSGYIESLPKVVKRRINALKNLQVKCAHIEAKFYEEVHELERKYAALYQPLFDKRSDIVKAAYEPTDEECEWKADEEEELTDEMKEKAKLEEEKKDEEKEDPKGIPEFWLTVFKNVDLLSDMLQEHDEPILKHLQDIKVKFSDPGQPMSFGLEFHFEPNDFFTNTVLTKTYKMRSEPDESDPFSFDGPEIISCTGSTIEWTKGKNVTLKTIKKKQKHKGRGTVRTVTKTVPNDSFFNFFTPPEVPESGELDEDSEAVLAADFEIGHFIRERIIPRAVLYFTGEAIEDDDDDYDEEGEEADDEEGEEEADEENDPDYDPKKDAASPAECKSQ from the exons ATGGCAGACATGGACAA CAAAGACCAAGCTGAGATGGACCCGGCAGATATGGAAGACGTGGAGGAAGTGGATGAGGAGGAGACGGTAGAAAATTCGAAAAGCAAAG CTCGTCAGCTGACCGAGCAGCTTATGCAGAATCCACAGATCCTGGCTGCGCTACAGGAGGGGCTTGACGGCCTCAACGGTTCACCATCAGGGTACATCGAGAG CTTACCAAAGGTTGTGAAGCGACGCATCAACGCCCTCAAGAACTTGCAGGTGAAGTGCGCCCACATTGAGGCAAAGTTCTACGAGGAGGTCCACGAGCTGGAGAGAAAGTACGCCGCACTTTACCAGCCGCTCTTCGACAAA AGAAGTGACATTGTCAAAGCAGCGTATGAGCCCACAGATGAGGAATGTGAGTGGAAAGCAGATGAGGAGGAAGAGCTGACA GATGAGATGAAGGAGAAGGCTAAGctagaggaggagaagaaggacGAGGAAAAGGAGGACCCTAAAGGCATCCCGGAGTTTTGGTTAACAGTGTTCAAAAACGTGGACCTGCTCAGCGACATGCTGCAG GAACATGATGAGCCCATCCTCAAACATTTACAAGATATCAAAGTGAAATTCTCAGACCCAGGGCAACCAATG AGCTTCGGGTTAGAGTTCCACTTTGAGCCCAACGACTTCTTCACAAACACAGTGTTGACGAAAACCTACAAAATGAGGTCAGAGCCCGACGAGAGCGACCCTTTCTCTTTTGATGGACCTGAGATCATTTCATGCACAGG GTCCACAATTGAATGGACAAAGGGCAAGAATGTCACGTTGAAAACcatcaagaagaagcagaagcACAAGGGCCGCGGTACAGTCAGGACGGTCACCAAAACGGTCCCCAACGACTCCTTTTTCAATTTCTTCACCCCACCAGAGG TCCCTGAAAGTGGAGAATTG GATGAGGACTCTGAGGCAGTCTTGGCGGCAGACTTCGAGATTGGCCACTTCATCCGCGAGCGCATCATTCCCCGGGCCGTGTTGTACTTCACGGGAGAGGCCATAgaggatgacgatgacgac TACgatgaagagggagaggaggcTGATGACGAG GAAGGCGAGGAGGAAGCCGACGAGGAGAACGACCCAGATTACGACCCTAAG AAGGACGCGGCCTCCCCAGCTGAGTGCAAGTCTCAGTGA